gcatttttattcacatttcaaacctttataagCAATTGCATTCTTGTCTTATTGTAATTCACTTATTATTGTTGGTGACTCATTTTCATGATGATAAATGTTGTTTAATACTCTTTTCAGATGGACGCCAGGAACGTGTCATGTTTGACAAAATCACATCACGCATTCAGAAGCTCTGCTATGGGCTCAACTCTGACTTCGTTGATCCTGTAAGTTGTGAAATTGAAAATGAACCATAAAAACTATAAGAACTTAAATTTGTAATGCtttgtaatattaacagttgcTTAGGTATTTCTTGACATCCCTGCCGGATCACTGCAACTTCAATGCTTGTTCACATGTAACTTCCCATCCGAGTCTTCCCTGGTGGTGGAACCAAATCCCAACACCCCATTTATTTTCAAGTAGTCCCTCAAGACTTAATACATAAAGTGTTTATACACAACACAATAATGCATATAAACCTCCATTACTGCTGCTCAAAACTTTCAGACTGAGTAGCAGAATGTACCATTATGGTAATTACAGTTATTAGGAGCTTTTCCAGTGAATAACATCTTGTCAGAATGTAAAGACCTGACCCTAGTCTGCATGTTTTTTGCAGACTCAGATCACCATGAAGGTCATTCAGGGCCTTTACAGCGGCGTCACCACAGTAGAGCTGGACACCCTGGCTGCTGAAATCACTGCTACCCTCACCACCAAACACCCAGACTATGCCATTCTGGCTGCGCGCATCGCTGTATCCAACCTGCACAAGGAAACTAAGAAAGTGTTCAGTGGTGAGTTGTAATGCGCCACTTGTTTGTGGTCTAGAGTTCAAGTTTAAggtgaaaaacatttataatagGTTTATGAGCTTTGTTTATTATTCTAATTGCAGAGGTTATGGAGGATCTGTATCACTATGTGAATCCCTTGAACAACCTCCACTCGCCTATGGTTTCCAAAGAAACCCTTGACATTGTCTTGGCCAACAAGGATGTAAGTATATGATAAGAATATGAGTATATTTTTCACTAATTTAAGTTAAGGTTTGTGGTCagtatttcttttgtttatgtAATTCCTGCTTTTTTGTAGCGCCTCAACTCGGCTATCATTTTTGACCGGGATTTCTCCTACAACTTCTTTGGCTTCAAGGTAGTTATGAAATCTGATATGTAAAATACAGGGGAATTTAATAGTTTGAGACTACTTGTCAAAATGCcactattttgtattattttttatgtaaaatgtaattttacccTAAAAACAGTGTCTGTCTTTCGCGTGTATTTTGTggtgttgattttgtgtttttttccccttaAGACATTGGAGCGCTCGTATCTGCTTAAGATCAATGGAAAGGGTAAGACAGTTACTCTCAAACGTTGCATGCGAATGCACTTGTGTCGTATGTATATGTAAATGCAGCTATGGTAAAACAGTTATAATTTATgcacaaatgaattaaaaatagaGAACAGAAAACAGCATAAAGACCAGACCAAATAATGATGAAAGAACTGTAAATCGGGGGTCAAGTAGAAACGGTTCTTTGACATCTGGATCTTATCTTTTCCCAGTTGCCGAACGCCCTCAGCACATGCTGATGAGAGTTTCTGTAGGGATACATAAGGAGGACATCACAGCAGCCATCGAAACCTACAATCTGTTGTCTGAGAAGTGGTTCACTCATGCCTCTCCTACACTCTTCAATGCGGGCACCAACCGGCCACAGCTCTCAAGGTGAACATACAGTGAACAGACACAAGGGGCAGTATTTCAAAACAGATTAGAAAATTAAACAGCCTTCAGTTCATGGGGTATGATACATGTCGTCTTTTTGTCTAATGTCTAGTTGCTTCCTGCTGGCTATGAAAGATGACAGTATTGAGGGGATCTATGACACATTAAAGCAGTGTGCCCTCATCTCGAAGTCTGCTGGAGGTATTGGGGTGGCAGTAAGCTGCATTAGAGCCACAGGCAGCTACATTGCAGGGGTGAGTTTTCTCCAATAATTTTAGATGAACTAACTGAATTATTACTTGTAAAATAAGGAATATGAATTGTATTTACAACATGTTTGACTTTTGTTATTAGACTAATGGCAACTCAAATGGCCTGGTTCCAATGCTTCGTGTCTACAACAACACAGCCCGCTATGTGGACCAAGGAGGAAATAAGGTACGGTATTTACCGCGTAAATATATCTGATTatgtattataattataatctgATGATTTATAACAGAATGGCTTTGAAAATGGACACATATTTCTTCTTCATTCAGAGACCAGGAGCTTTTGCCATGTATCTGGAGCCCTGGCACTTTGATGTCTTTGACTTCCTGGAGCTCAAGAAGAACACTGGGAAAGAGGAACAGAGAGCTAGAGACCTGTTTTACGCCCTGTGGATTCCTGATCTCTTCATGAAGCGAGTGGAAAGCAATGCAGTGAGTATAGTGTGAATCCAGTACACATGAATTATAGCTCTGTATCTTCATATTAGGCCCAAAATCTCATGTGTGAATCACATCCTATGTAGGACTGGTCTCTGATGTGCCCGAGTAACTCTCCTGGGCTGGATGAGTGCTGGGGAGAGGAGTTTGAAAAGCTGTACACAAGGTATGAAAGTAATGTGATGTCATTGTAAAACTGAATTACATTTGTcatgaaataaatacatttgtacaATGATGGGTTACAGGTATGAACAGGAGGGCAGAGCAAAGCGTGTGATAAAAGCCCAGCAGCTGTGGCACGCCATCATTGAGTCTCAGACTGAGACTGGTACGCCTTATATGCTTTACAAGGACGCCTGCAACCGTAAGAGCAACCAGCAGAATCTGGGCACCATCAAATGCAGTAATCTATGCACAGAGATCGTAGAGTACACCAGTAAAGATGAGGTAAGAAGAGAGCATTGTGTGTAATGCTGTTGCCAGAAATTGTATTAGTGTAGCATTCAGGAATGACCAAACTCTCGTTGTAGGTGGCTGTTTGTAACCTGGCATCCATCGCTCTTAATATGTACGTCACCTCTGAGCGAACATTTGATTTCAAGAAGTTGGCCTCAGTTACGAAGGTCATCGTGAAGAACCTGAACAAAATCATTGAAATCAACTACTACCCAGTGAAAGAggtgatttgtttgtttgtttatgccgTTTAAACCATCCTGTATTGTTGTAATTGCTCCGTAGGCTAATGATCTTTCTTACATAACAGGCTGAGAACTCCAACAAGCGTCACAGGCCCATTGGTATTGGCGTACAGGGTCTGGCTGATGCCTTCATCCTTATGCGTTTCCCCTTCGAGAGCGCAGAGGCTCAGCtactaaacaaacaaatctttgAGACCATCTATTATGCTGCTCTGGAGTCCAGCTGTGAGCTGGCTGCAGAGTTTGGACCGTATGAGACGTACCCTGGGTCTCCTGTTAGCAAGGGCGTAAGTGAAATTAAGATTTGGGTGAGGAAATTGGATGTTGGTTTAGAATATGCAGCTCTAACTGTTCCTGCTGTGATCTTGTAGATTCTTCAGCATGATATGTGGGATGTGACACCAACAGATGTTTTGGACTGGAAGGCCCTCAAAGAGAAAATCGCCAAGTGAGTAACCGCATAAAAATAGTAAGGtatgaaaaatatgtaaatgactaAAGGTCATGgaatttttttcagaaaacgttttggaatatttattaaatgaatgactggaactgtaatttttttttaatcacctTTACCTTCCCATCAGACACGGAGTCCGCAACAGCCTGCTTCTGGCTCCCATGCCCACTGCCTCCACAGCTCAGATCCTGGGCAACAATGAGTCAATCGAGCCCTACACTAGCAACATCTACACACGCAGAGTTCTGTCTGGAGAGTTTCAGGTGGGCTTAAGAGTACAATGACTTTTATATGTTCACATATGTGTTCATGGCTAACCAACAGGTTTTGTTTGCCTTTTAGATTGTAAACCCACATCTTCTCAAAGATCTCACAGAACGAGGGCTTTGGAACGAAGAAATGAAAAACCAGCTTATAGCTCAGAATGGATCCATCCAGGTTAGTTGAGTGTCCAGTAAGTTGAAACAAAAATCTTGTTCAGGGGTAATAGTTTCTTACTGTGACATcttgttaaaaacatttacatgttgATTTGGAGGGGAAAAAATCCACCAGGGGCGCTTTTATCTCTTATGGTTATTTTTACACCTGCTTTCATAGATGTGTAACCTTCTACCCTATATTTATTGGCCACCTGAAAAACCTTTTTTGTTCGGCTATTGGCCAGTGTCAGTGACTGAAGGTTGCCCGagcattgtttaaaaaaaaaaatacagtcaaaacTATTAGACACTCAatgtttaaaggagtagttcaccttcaaaatgaaaatgctgtcatcatttactcaccctcttgtcatttcaaacctgtatgactttctttttttattgcagaacactaaagatattttgaagaatgttgttaacagtcccccgttcacttgcattggtcacaatagaagtgaatgggaggctgtgctgttctgttaccaacatcaaaatatcttcttttgtgttctgcagaaaaaagaaagccatacaggtttgaaatgacaatgatgacagaatttgaaggtgaactactcctttaaattcTTTTATCTATTGTTTTTTCCTTGCGTTTTGTGATCATTTTAATGTCTCCCGTTTTGAAGACTATTCCTACGATACCCGATGATCTGAAGGAGCTGTACAAGACAGTGTGGGAGATCTCACAAAAGGTCATCTTAAAGATGGCTGCAGACCGAGGTGCCTTTATTGACCAAAGCCAGTCCCTCAATATTCACATTGCTGAACCCAACTATGGCAAGCTGACCAGTATGCACTTCTATGGCTGGAAACAGGTAAGCTAAATACTTAAACCAGAATTTAGAAGGTTGGAGTTAATAGAGCTGAATAGTACCGTATGTTTGCTGTTGTGACTAACGCGTCTCTGCAGGGTCTTAAAACGGGAATGTATTACTTGAGGACTAAGCCAGCCGCTAACCCCATCCAGTTCACTCTGAATAAAGAGAAATTAAAGGAGACGCCGAAAAACACAAACGACGAGGAGGAAACAAAAGAACGCAACATAGCTGCTATGGTGTGCTCTCTGGAGAACCGCGATGAGTGCCTGATGTGCGGCTCCTAAACCAAACTGATTTGTCAGTGAGGTTATTAGGAGGATTATTATTTACGTATTGTACAGTATTGAGCTTTTTTACCTGACATGGATAAAATTATAG
The Triplophysa rosa linkage group LG19, Trosa_1v2, whole genome shotgun sequence genome window above contains:
- the rrm1 gene encoding ribonucleoside-diphosphate reductase large subunit isoform X1, which encodes MHVIKRDGRQERVMFDKITSRIQKLCYGLNSDFVDPTQITMKVIQGLYSGVTTVELDTLAAEITATLTTKHPDYAILAARIAVSNLHKETKKVFSEVMEDLYHYVNPLNNLHSPMVSKETLDIVLANKDRLNSAIIFDRDFSYNFFGFKTLERSYLLKINGKVAERPQHMLMRVSVGIHKEDITAAIETYNLLSEKWFTHASPTLFNAGTNRPQLSSCFLLAMKDDSIEGIYDTLKQCALISKSAGGIGVAVSCIRATGSYIAGTNGNSNGLVPMLRVYNNTARYVDQGGNKRPGAFAMYLEPWHFDVFDFLELKKNTGKEEQRARDLFYALWIPDLFMKRVESNADWSLMCPSNSPGLDECWGEEFEKLYTRYEQEGRAKRVIKAQQLWHAIIESQTETGTPYMLYKDACNRKSNQQNLGTIKCSNLCTEIVEYTSKDEVAVCNLASIALNMYVTSERTFDFKKLASVTKVIVKNLNKIIEINYYPVKEAENSNKRHRPIGIGVQGLADAFILMRFPFESAEAQLLNKQIFETIYYAALESSCELAAEFGPYETYPGSPVSKGILQHDMWDVTPTDVLDWKALKEKIAKHGVRNSLLLAPMPTASTAQILGNNESIEPYTSNIYTRRVLSGEFQIVNPHLLKDLTERGLWNEEMKNQLIAQNGSIQTIPTIPDDLKELYKTVWEISQKVILKMAADRGAFIDQSQSLNIHIAEPNYGKLTSMHFYGWKQGLKTGMYYLRTKPAANPIQFTLNKEKLKETPKNTNDEEETKERNIAAMVCSLENRDECLMCGS
- the rrm1 gene encoding ribonucleoside-diphosphate reductase large subunit isoform X2 is translated as MFDKITSRIQKLCYGLNSDFVDPTQITMKVIQGLYSGVTTVELDTLAAEITATLTTKHPDYAILAARIAVSNLHKETKKVFSEVMEDLYHYVNPLNNLHSPMVSKETLDIVLANKDRLNSAIIFDRDFSYNFFGFKTLERSYLLKINGKVAERPQHMLMRVSVGIHKEDITAAIETYNLLSEKWFTHASPTLFNAGTNRPQLSSCFLLAMKDDSIEGIYDTLKQCALISKSAGGIGVAVSCIRATGSYIAGTNGNSNGLVPMLRVYNNTARYVDQGGNKRPGAFAMYLEPWHFDVFDFLELKKNTGKEEQRARDLFYALWIPDLFMKRVESNADWSLMCPSNSPGLDECWGEEFEKLYTRYEQEGRAKRVIKAQQLWHAIIESQTETGTPYMLYKDACNRKSNQQNLGTIKCSNLCTEIVEYTSKDEVAVCNLASIALNMYVTSERTFDFKKLASVTKVIVKNLNKIIEINYYPVKEAENSNKRHRPIGIGVQGLADAFILMRFPFESAEAQLLNKQIFETIYYAALESSCELAAEFGPYETYPGSPVSKGILQHDMWDVTPTDVLDWKALKEKIAKHGVRNSLLLAPMPTASTAQILGNNESIEPYTSNIYTRRVLSGEFQIVNPHLLKDLTERGLWNEEMKNQLIAQNGSIQTIPTIPDDLKELYKTVWEISQKVILKMAADRGAFIDQSQSLNIHIAEPNYGKLTSMHFYGWKQGLKTGMYYLRTKPAANPIQFTLNKEKLKETPKNTNDEEETKERNIAAMVCSLENRDECLMCGS